A genome region from Erigeron canadensis isolate Cc75 chromosome 3, C_canadensis_v1, whole genome shotgun sequence includes the following:
- the LOC122594236 gene encoding UPF0481 protein At3g47200-like, protein MALANDDQKRNYVPIEVESLLRWAESREGGFVNQRPSICKVPSILRDLSPDSFKPQLVSIGPLHKEETNVQEIERLKRTYLHDLLKRPISPPKQPKTKLEDCLEKVNSSIAKIKSSYSATEYSEDQLANMMVMDGCFILEFCLKDISKEQTLLSKIQTFRISIDLMLLENQIPFFVLQDIFDLTKPDSISLSLTSLLHEVLLKDVHPFYISPNMEFPDEFSLPDVLNNSNHVHVLDCLHKSYQFKSSAIVDTSCGVCIVPWVTLFKYMYNMCGLLCSCLSKKFETVAARTALNYNHTVVELERSGVNFKPQEDKNKAMAMQYVKASACFWWPWRKPITFVMPTLIIQDFTEVVLRNFIAYEQFNPQVNYYFTSYSCIMDKLIDNEADVGTLVESRVLINHLGSYKDAATMINSICKNIQVIDDQFYYSEEIKALDEYYNSYWPNSFAHLRRTYFSTPWSFIALLAGITVLVFTVVPGIYTVMSYHN, encoded by the coding sequence GCATTGGCAAATGATGATCAAAAACGTAACTATGTTCCTATTGAAGTCGAAAGCCTTCTTCGTTGGGCAGAGAGCAGAGAGGGTGGATTTGTCAACCAGCGTCCATCTATTTGCAAAGTTCCTAGCATACTTCGAGATCTTAGCCCTGATTCATTCAAACCTCAGTTGGTCTCTATAGGACCTCTACacaaggaagaaacaaatgtgCAAGAGATTGAAAGGCTAAAAAGGACTTATCTGCATGACCTATTGAAACGTCCAATTTCCCCACCAAAGCAGCCCAAAACAAAATTAGAAGACTGTTTGGAAAAAGTCAACTCTTCAATAGCAAAAATCAAGTCGTCTTATTCTGCAACGGAATATAGTGAGGACCAACTTGCCAATATGATGGTCATGGATGGTTGCTTCATACTTGAGTTCTGCTTAAAAGATATTTCCAAGGAACAAACCTTGTTAAGCAAGATACAAACGTTTCGTATTTCCATTGACTTGATGTTACTTGAAAACCAAATCCCTTTCTTTGTTCTTCAAGATATCTTTGATCTCACCAAACCCGATTCCATAAGTCTTTCCCTTACTTCCCTTCTCCATGAGGTTCTATTAAAGGATGTCCATCCGTTTTACATTTCCCCAAACATGGAATTCCCAGATGAGTTTTCACTCCCGGATGTCTTAAATAATTCAAATCATGTTCATGTTCTTGACTGTCTACACAAAAGTTACCAATTTAAGTCATCGGCGATTGTAGATACCTCTTGCGGTGTGTGTATTGTCCCATGGGTGacactttttaaatatatgtataatatgtgTGGATTATTGTGTagttgcctttcaaaaaaattcgAGACTGTAGCCGCTCGGACAGCCTTGAATTACAATCATACTGTTGTAGAATTGGAGAGGTCCGGGGTGAACTTTAAGCCGCAAGAAGACAAAAATAAGGCAATGGCCATGCAATATGTCAAAGCATCTGCTTGCTTTTGGTGGCCTTGGAGGAAGCCTATTACATTTGTTATGCCAACACTTATTATTCAAGATTTTACTGAAGTAGTTCTGAGGAACTTTATTGCATATGAGCAATTTAATCCTCAAGTAAACTACTACTTTACATCTTATTCGTGTATCATGGATAAGTTAATCGATAACGAAGCGGATGTTGGCACCTTGGTAGAATCACGAGTCTTGATTAACCATCTTGGTTCATACAAAGACGCTGCAACGATGATCAACAGCATATGTAAAAACATACAAGTTATTGATGATCAATTCTATTACTCCGAAGAGATAAAAGCATTGGATGAATACTACAATTCTTACTGGCCTAACAGTTTTGCACATTTGAGACGTACATATTTTAGTACTCCGTGGAGTTTTATCGCTCTACTTGCTGGTATCACCGTGCTTGTTTTTACTGTGGTTCCGGGCATATATACTGTCATGTCCTATCATAACTAA
- the LOC122591347 gene encoding UPF0481 protein At3g47200-like, whose protein sequence is MANNLQHNVPIDHVNQRPSICTVPSVLRDLSPDSFKPQLVSIGPLHKKETNVQYIDSLKRTYQDDLLNRPTSPPKQPKTKLEDCLEKVNASIAKIKSSYSATEYSEDQLANMMVMDGCFILEFCWKDYKEEPSMLKKLQRNRIAVDLMLLENQIPFFVLQDIFDLTKPDSLSLSLTSLLQKVLLRDLHPFYISPDEFSSPNVLNNSNHVHVLDCLHKIYQFESSEIADARTALNYSHSTVNLMSSGVIFKPQKNKNTAMAMEFVEASSSALVPWGKPTLVMPTLVIQNYTEVVLRNFIAYEQLFPEVNYCFTSYSFAMDKLIDNEADVVKLVESRVLIHHLGFHKEVVKLIKSICKNIEVEQFYYSKEIKALDKYYNSFWPYNLGDLRRKYFDSPWAIMNVLVIYLSLIQTVYAILSYVDKSSSDKR, encoded by the coding sequence ATGGCAAATAATCTACAACATAATGTTCCTATTGATCATGTCAACCAACGCCCATCTATTTGCACGGTTCCCAGTGTACTTAGAGATCTTAGCCCTGATTCATTCAAACCTCAGTTGGTCTCTATAGGACCTCTACacaagaaagaaacaaatgtgCAATATATAGATAGCCTGAAAAGGACTTATCAGGATGACCTATTGAATCGTCCAACTTCCCCACCAAAGCAGCCCAAAACAAAATTAGAAGACTGTTTGGAAAAAGTCAACGCTTCAATAGCAAAAATCAAGTCGTCTTATTCTGCAACGGAATATAGTGAGGACCAACTTGCCAATATGATGGTCATGGATGGTTGCTTCATACTAGAGTTCTGCTGGAAAGATTATAAGGAGGAACCATCCATGTTGAAGAAGTTACAAAGGAATCGGATTGCCGTTGACTTGATGCTACTTGAAAACCAAATACCTTTCTTTGTTCTTCAAGATATCTTTGACCTCACCAAACCCGATTCCCTAAGTCTTTCCCTTACTTCCCTTCTCCAAAAGGTTCTATTAAGGGACCTCCATCCGTTTTACATTTCCCCAGATGAGTTTTCATCCCCAAATGTCTTAAATAATTCAAATCATGTTCATGTTCTTGACTGTCTGCACAAAATTTACCAATTTGAGTCATCAGAGATTGCAGATGCTCGGACAGCCTTGAATTACAGTCACTCAACTGTAAACTTGATGAGTTCTGGGGTCATTTTCAAGCctcagaaaaataaaaatacggCAATGGCCATGGAATTTGTCGAAGCATCTTCATCTGCTTTGGTTCCTTGGGGGAAGCCTACTCTTGTAATGCCAACACTTGTTATTCAAAATTATACTGAGGTAGTTTTGAGGAACTTCATTGCATATGAGCAATTGTTTCCGGAAGTAAACTATTGCTTCACATCTTATTCATTTGCCATGGATAAGCTAATCGATAATGAAGCAGATGTTGTTAAATTGGTAGAATCACGAGTCCTGATACACCATCTAGGTTTCCACAAAGAGGTTGTCAAGTTGATCAAGAGCATATGCAAAAACATAGAAGTTGAGCAATTCTATTACAGCAAAGAGATTAAAGCATTGGATAAATACTACAATTCTTTTTGGCCCTACAATCTTGGAGATCTTAGACGCAAATATTTTGACAGTCCCTGGGCGATTATGAATGTACTTGTTATTTATCTGTCTTTGATTCAGACCGTATATGCTATCTTGTCCTATGTTGACAAGTCCTCATCAGATAAGCGGTAA